One stretch of Tepidibacter hydrothermalis DNA includes these proteins:
- the nhaC gene encoding Na+/H+ antiporter NhaC, whose translation MNRQNKPSCLDSIVVLLGIVSILMTGIFILHVDIHVLLILGLILTCLVSYKCGYSLDEMIDGMKLSVSRAMGALIIFILIGMIIATWIQCGTVPALIYYGLKILSPKYFLPAGLVICSIVSLGTGTSWGTIGTIGLAMMGMGASLGIPPHIVAGMVVSGAFFGDKMSPISDTTNLSAVSAGTDLYTHIKGMLYTTIPSYIISLGIYAYIGKGFCGGTSSDFSQIQLIQDVLSHKFNLNPIVILPMVIVLVLNIMKVSSIPTMVIGTVIGGIFAVFFQCEHITSVLNVINHGYTDATGIELIDKLLIRGGIQNMMWTFSLSFIALCLGGVLEKAGFIEVIIEKVIKKVKSTGSLVTLVIASCTVANASMGEIYLSVILNGSLYKNIFEERGFANNMLSRVLEEGATLTGALIPWTTAGAFISSTLGVSTFAYAPYAFLNIINPILSIVLSYLGIFVFMKNKNREEKTA comes from the coding sequence ATGAACAGACAGAATAAGCCATCATGTTTAGATTCAATAGTAGTTTTATTAGGAATTGTATCAATTTTAATGACAGGAATATTCATTTTACATGTTGATATACATGTATTATTAATATTAGGACTTATATTAACGTGTCTAGTTTCTTATAAATGTGGATATTCTTTAGATGAAATGATAGATGGTATGAAATTGAGTGTAAGCAGGGCTATGGGGGCTCTTATAATATTTATATTAATTGGAATGATAATAGCTACTTGGATACAATGTGGAACAGTGCCTGCTCTTATATATTATGGATTAAAAATATTAAGTCCTAAGTATTTTTTACCTGCTGGACTTGTAATTTGCAGTATAGTATCTCTTGGAACGGGAACATCATGGGGGACTATTGGAACGATTGGTCTTGCTATGATGGGAATGGGTGCTAGTCTTGGAATACCACCACATATAGTAGCAGGTATGGTAGTTTCAGGTGCTTTTTTTGGAGATAAGATGTCGCCAATATCAGATACTACAAATTTATCAGCAGTATCTGCTGGAACGGATTTATATACACATATCAAAGGAATGCTTTATACTACTATTCCGTCATACATTATTTCATTAGGAATATATGCATATATAGGGAAAGGATTTTGTGGAGGAACATCTAGTGATTTTAGTCAAATTCAATTGATACAAGATGTTTTATCACATAAATTTAATTTGAATCCTATTGTAATTTTACCGATGGTAATTGTACTAGTATTGAATATTATGAAAGTATCATCTATACCTACGATGGTAATAGGAACTGTTATAGGAGGAATATTTGCTGTATTTTTTCAGTGTGAACATATAACTTCTGTTTTAAACGTTATAAATCATGGATATACAGATGCAACTGGAATTGAATTAATAGATAAGTTATTAATTAGAGGTGGAATACAAAATATGATGTGGACTTTTTCCTTATCATTTATAGCTTTATGCTTAGGAGGAGTTCTAGAAAAAGCCGGATTTATAGAAGTTATTATTGAAAAAGTAATAAAAAAAGTGAAATCTACAGGAAGTTTAGTAACATTAGTCATTGCTAGTTGTACTGTAGCAAATGCTTCTATGGGAGAAATTTATTTATCAGTAATATTAAATGGTAGTTTGTATAAAAATATATTTGAAGAAAGAGGTTTTGCAAACAATATGCTTAGTAGAGTCCTAGAGGAAGGTGCAACACTTACAGGAGCATTAATACCATGGACAACTGCAGGTGCATTTATTTCTTCTACATTAGGAGTTTCTACATTTGCTTATGCTCCTTATGCTTTTTTAAATATTATAAATCCAATTCTTTCTATTGTTTTATCTTATTTGGGTATATTCGTATTTATGAAGAATAAAAATAGAGAAGAAAAGACTGCTTAA
- a CDS encoding IclR family transcriptional regulator encodes MKDIINSIDRALDILMLLYYEQNELGVTEISKAIDISKSTVHRTLATLENKGFVQQNPSNGKYWLGIKLYALGTLAGEKMFFKNAIKPYIKELSKKFNEVVNVSILDNSNEGLPKTILILREEPKNKRFKLNPRIGSSSVVYNSAVGKCLLAFSPNTKELLEPYRGSKLNMYTKNTIRSVDELLEHLKVVKREGYSIDDEEAEIGLTCIAAPIMDTRNQDAIAAISLSGLTSKMNDIGLEKIIEEVKETADRISSILS; translated from the coding sequence TAGATATTCTAATGTTGCTATACTATGAACAAAATGAACTGGGTGTTACAGAAATTAGTAAGGCCATAGATATATCTAAAAGTACTGTACATAGAACTTTGGCTACTCTAGAAAATAAAGGATTCGTACAGCAAAATCCATCAAATGGGAAGTATTGGTTGGGTATAAAATTATATGCATTAGGAACTTTAGCAGGAGAAAAGATGTTTTTTAAAAATGCTATAAAACCGTATATAAAAGAATTATCTAAAAAGTTTAATGAGGTTGTAAATGTATCTATATTAGATAATAGCAATGAAGGACTTCCGAAGACAATTTTAATTTTAAGGGAAGAACCTAAAAATAAAAGATTTAAACTCAATCCTCGTATAGGATCTAGTAGTGTGGTTTATAATTCAGCCGTAGGAAAGTGTCTGCTGGCTTTTTCTCCAAATACAAAAGAGTTGTTAGAACCATATAGAGGCAGTAAATTGAATATGTATACAAAAAATACTATAAGAAGTGTAGATGAATTATTAGAACATTTGAAAGTAGTCAAGCGAGAAGGATATTCTATAGATGATGAGGAAGCTGAGATAGGGCTTACTTGTATTGCAGCTCCTATAATGGATACTAGAAATCAGGATGCAATAGCTGCTATAAGTTTATCTGGACTTACTTCTAAAATGAATGATATAGGGCTTGAAAAAATAATTGAAGAAGTTAAAGAAACTGCTGATAGAATATCTAGTATATTGAGTTAA